In the genome of Yarrowia lipolytica chromosome 1B, complete sequence, the window atgGCGACATCCGCAGGATTCGAACCTACGCGGGGAAACCCCAAGAGATTTCTAATCTCTCGCCTTaaccgctcggccaggatGCCAGAAATTTAACAATTTAAGAAATGGTGGCCTGGACTATCTAATGTATGCTTAGTAATCATATCgaaatgaatcattagaataaaaaagtaATGAATCAATAGGAAAAAACACTACTTTCCTTCATAGCCGGATATTTGGTGGATTGTTGTACTTTAATACCACATTACACATCCATTAAACAAGTCTTCGAGACTTATTGTATTACCATGTGGAGGTTCCTGATGAACGTCAGCTTGAAAGCGACACTAGCAAGCAATTCCATTCTTCAAAAGACCCTACATGTAGAGCTGTGGTAACTCATATACGCGTACTTTATTCAGGGCTCAAATATATGTGCCTTTATCATCTATTGACAGACATCCTACTTCATACATCATAGCCATTTTTGACACCTACAAATGCCCTTAGCTGTAATGCGTTAATGTATTCTCTCTCTTATTTGTTCGAACAAGCCCAGCCATTCATCGGTTATACACATACCCACATGTCTTGAACCTcttcaacctcctccatgaAAAAAATGTCTAGGGCTTCGTTCACAGCGTCGATGCCCACCTGGtagtcctccagctcgttaTACACCTGAGCAGAGAACCGCACGTACATCTTGCCATTGTGGTAAATGGGAGGCACGTAGGTTCCTCGAGTCAGGGGGTGGTCACAGATGAGCTGGAACAACTGTTGCTTCCTCTCTTCCGACGCAGCAGCCAGAAATTCCTCTGGAATGGGCAGACGAACAGTAACCATGGCTCCAGCGTGCCCCAGCACTTCAGTTCGCCATTGGCCAGCAGCCAAGTCGCCAACCTTTACTGCCAGATCGTTACAGTACTTTCTGATttgggcttctcctccaatcTTCTTCCGGAATTCAAAGGCAGCAGTGATAGCGATATAAGGGGAAAAATCCTGCGTTCCGATGAAAGTGAACCGGTCAACGAGTCGTCgttcctcctgctcgggCTCCAGGTCCTCAGAGTCGTCCAGGTATGTATGCGAAACAGGCAGGGTGTGGATAAGTCGGTGGTGCTCCTCTGCGACATACAAAATCGCTCCACCTCGTACTCCGTAGCCCCACTTGTGCACGTTGGTGACGTAGAAATCAGGCTGGGTTTTTCGCATGCTCACGGGGATCAGACCAATGCTATGGGCTCCATCGATGAACGAAAGCACCTCTTTCTCTCGACACAGCTTCACGAGCTGGTTGTACGGCAGAATGGCGGCAGGCATTGAAGACACTGTATCAAACAGGCATATAACGGTGCTTGGATGGGCGTCAATAGCCTTTCTGTACAcgtccacaatctcctcgtcgttcATGGGGTACTCAATGTCGACAGACACATGTTTGATACCGTGTCTGAGCTCCAAGAACTTGAGAGTCTTTTCGCAGGCACCATACGTGGTCGAGCAGTAGATGATAGTGTCACCTTTCTTGAGTGGCAGGCTTCTGATGACGGTGTTGAAGCCGACAGTGGCGTTCTGCACGAACACCGTGTTGAGAGGCTCCGAGTCGATCCATTCGCATGCCGTCGCCCGCGCAACCTCGATGTCCTCGTACAGAGTCGTCCGCATGTACAAATCGGGGTTGGCTTCGATTTTGGCGAGAATCTGGTTTCGCGCCTCTCGCACAGGCAACGGACAGGCTCCAAAAGAGCCGTGGTTCAGCGGCGTGTTTTTGTGGTCAAAGTCCCAGTACGCCTCGCGGGCAGCGTGTCCAAAGGTCGTGGCCTGGCTCTGTGGCAGTTTGCTTTTGATAATCATGCTGtagtgtgtggtggtggagagatTAGTGCGATGCCGATAATGTAGAGATTATGTGGGGAGTTCTGGTTGGAACTTAGTTTGTTGGGGTGGTGCAATTCCGGGGAGGTATAAATTCAGCATAAATTCAGCATAAATTCAGTAGATGGAAAAACGAGATGTTGTTCAAATCAATACtcatacaatacaagtactgtagtttaCATAGAGTGGCTATTTTTGCACACCAATACCCTGACGAAAACCCCCTAAAAGCTCACCCTTTCTACACGTCAGCTTGAACACTATCCGTTACTGAATTAAATGAAATTCAAATTCAGACTGATAAATGCACCCAGAGTTATAAAGGcaaaaattaaaaaaaacgCAGGTGCGCAGGTTCATAGTGGAATGAATGGTGCCGTTTATCCCTGTGGTGAATGTGCCAAAGAACCCTTTCACTGAGAGATCCTGCACTGTTATAACTACATTTCAAGATGCTCCATTACCacaagtagtacatactatagCTCTCAAGACCATCTACAGCGCCAATGTGTTCGATCTCATGTCATCCACAATCATTAGTtggctacagtatgtgctGTACCATCTACCAGAGCCAATTACACGATATTTGCACGAATGCAATACACTGAATACATCTTACTAATACAATAACTTATAGATTTACACACTTGTCACCAACCACCTGCAGCTAGGTGACAAGAATAAAGGGAGACATGGGAGAACCTGGGCTCTTGGACCGGCCATTGTTCCCCTGGTGGTTGGGGTCGTCGAGGTCAACCGTCAGAAACTTTGTGTTTCTGCTTCTTCCGGGCGCCACGGTGTTTGTGGGATCGAACTGGTGGCTCTGGGGAGGGGTCATTCCTGTGTCTCGGTCGATGAACCCGTCTCTTATTTCTCGCCGATCACGTTCCCGCAGCTCTCTGAGACGTTGGTCGGTCTTGTGAGCCGCGTGGTCGTTGGGAAGCAGAGGAAGAGACTTGCTCCATGAAGTTGTCTCGTCTTCGTAGGAAGACGAGGCTACCGAATCAGGGTAGGGTGATCTTGTGGAGTAGTCCTTCacagccttcttctttaCGGGGATGGGAGTGATGGGGGTATCGGGAGAGGAGCACTCTTCAGCCACAAATGAACACACCTTGGCAGTCACTGGACGAATGTAGTTGATCTGGACGCGGTGTTTAGTGGCCTTGGGTGCATGGATGGAATCTGTAGAAGACACAGAGTCTCGGGTGGTGCCTTGGATCTTGTCAaccagcttgttgagcttggggGTAGACAGAGACGAGTCAAATGATACCTTGCGCATCTCTCGAGCAAGATCCACGTCGATAGGAGTGGGCTTGGACCTTGCGGGAGGCGATCCAGTGGCCACCGTGGCGGCATTTGACTTGATAGAACCTCCAGAACGGTTCACAGACTGGTTGGCGGATCTCTGGCCAGTAGACGCGGGGGGAGTTCCGTAGTAGTCGTCAATGTCGTAGATGTCATCTACGTCGTCGGACCGGCCGACAGACTCGACAAAGGAGAACTCGGTGGAGTCTTCGGGAGGGGGAGACGAGGCTCCAACCACGCCTCCGCCACTAGAAATCTCCTTATCTTTACCTCGGAGCAGAGAAGCCATTTGTTCGCAGCCAacaatgttcttgagacGGTTGTCgtggatggagaagagGCAGAACTCGGACGAAATCTGGTAGATTTTGTACGTCTCATTCATTCGAGCCATTTTGACAGTGGAGGGAAGGTCCACCTCCGTGGTGGAGGTGCCTGTGACGGGAGCTCTCGTGCTCTGGCTTCGATGCACATTTGCCGACGAATGGGGGTGTTCTGCAACAGAGTGCGCATGGCCAGTCGTCTGGCTTCGGTGTAGCTGGCTGGATTGGGTatgacctcctcctcccaacGTTTGAGAACGGCCCAAGTTAGGAGTACCgccattgttgttgaaATTGGGTGAAGGTCGATTAGCAGGAGAACCTCGCATACTGGGAGACTGTCTGATACCCAACCCCACGGGTCCAACATTGCCACTAGACTGTTGGGCAAGTTGCTTagcagcctccttttcGGCTTGAGACACATCAAaggtgttggtgtagttCGCTCCAAATCCCATCGACGACCGGTTTCGAATATTGTCCTGtagctgctgctgcttgtgtTTCATCGACTTGGATCGTGCCAGCGACTTGGATCGCGACAGGTTCTGGCTCTTAGATCGAGACAAAGACTTGGACCGTTGAAGACCGTCGTTTTGGGACTGTTTGGTCGTGTGAGTGGCTCTATGCAAGGagtccttgatggcgttGAAGTAAATGTAAGCCTTGTCGATTCTGTTGTGATCAGCGGACCACTTGTGTTCCTTGCCGGCTCGCGACAGGTCAGACACTCCAGGCAGAATATCGCCACTGTAGATCTTGGCCATGGACTTATTGAACATGACCTCGCAGCTGTAGAGGGTGAAGTTGAGGCCTAGTGGCTGGTAGTTGATCCAGGTGTTGCCTCGCATGTATTCCAGACACTTATCCCACTCCTTGGCGGCTTCCGAGTACTTTTCCTGCTCAAACAGACACTGTCCAAACAGGAAA includes:
- a CDS encoding uncharacterized protein (Compare to YALI0B19184g, some similarities with wi|NCU07850.1 Neurospora crassa NCU07850.1 hypothetical protein) produces the protein MLTLQQVVTWLKGVELYSKGDYAPALKQFNQLINSPEYSGEVSKVAHNIAAIYYKMEDHERATKWFVTALQKDPYLCITHFLFGQCLFEQEKYSEAAKEWDKCLEYMRGNTWINYQPLGLNFTLYSCEVMFNKSMAKIYSGDILPGVSDLSRAGKEHKWSADHNRIDKAYIYFNAIKDSLHRATHTTKQSQNDGLQRSKSLSRSKSQNLSRSKSLARSKSMKHKQQQLQDNIRNRSSMGFGANYTNTFDVSQAEKEAAKQLAQQSSGNVGPVGLGIRQSPSMRGSPANRPSPNFNNNGGTPNLGRSQTLGGGGHTQSSQLHRSQTTGHAHSVAEHPHSSANVHRSQSTRAPVTGTSTTEVDLPSTVKMARMNETYKIYQISSEFCLFSIHDNRLKNIVGCEQMASLLRGKDKEISSGGGVVGASSPPPEDSTEFSFVESVGRSDDVDDIYDIDDYYGTPPASTGQRSANQSVNRSGGSIKSNAATVATGSPPARSKPTPIDVDLAREMRKVSFDSSLSTPKLNKLVDKIQGTTRDSVSSTDSIHAPKATKHRVQINYIRPVTAKVCSFVAEECSSPDTPITPIPVKKKAVKDYSTRSPYPDSVASSSYEDETTSWSKSLPLLPNDHAAHKTDQRLRELRERDRREIRDGFIDRDTGMTPPQSHQFDPTNTVAPGRSRNTKFLTVDLDDPNHQGNNGRSKSPGSPMSPFILVT
- a CDS encoding uncharacterized protein (Compare to YALI0B19162g, similar to uniprot|O94021 Candida albicans Hypothetical 48.1 kDa protein), which produces MIIKSKLPQSQATTFGHAAREAYWDFDHKNTPLNHGSFGACPLPVREARNQILAKIEANPDLYMRTTLYEDIEVARATACEWIDSEPLNTVFVQNATVGFNTVIRSLPLKKGDTIIYCSTTYGACEKTLKFLELRHGIKHVSVDIEYPMNDEEIVDVYRKAIDAHPSTVICLFDTVSSMPAAILPYNQLVKLCREKEVLSFIDGAHSIGLIPVSMRKTQPDFYVTNVHKWGYGVRGGAILYVAEEHHRLIHTLPVSHTYLDDSEDLEPEQEERRLVDRFTFIGTQDFSPYIAITAAFEFRKKIGGEAQIRKYCNDLAVKVGDLAAGQWRTEVLGHAGAMVTVRLPIPEEFLAAASEERKQQLFQLICDHPLTRGTYVPPIYHNGKMYVRFSAQVYNELEDYQVGIDAVNEALDIFFMEEVEEVQDMWVCV